The Flammeovirga yaeyamensis genome segment TTAAACTACACTTTTAAATTATGGAATTATTTATTGGCATTATTCTCATTTCTATGCCTATTCTTTTTGCTCTCGGACTTTTGGGATTTATGATGTCTGGTCCAAAAGGAGAAGAAGAATCTAAATTAAATATCGTAGAAGAAGGAGAAACAAAAAGAACTGCTTTCGAAGTAGAAAAAACGATTGCAAGCTAAATGTAATCGTTTTTTTTATTCCAAAATTTTAATATCGAACATTTGATTGGTTTCGTAATTTAATATGGTTACTACTTTTATTGAGTAGCATTTTCATAATACTTGATCCTTTTATAAATATAAAAAAGCCAAGATATTTGATACATATTCAATTATCTTGGCTTAATATTTATTTCAAGATTGAGGATCAATCAACTCAATCAATTATTCTTTCTTTTCTTTTTTCTTATGCAATGTATAAACAATACCAATGTTTAAGGCGTGTTTAAACTGAATAGCTTGACCCATTGTTCCATCATCACGATTAACAGTAACATCAGGATCGTATATCAATTGTGTGCCAAAGTTAGCAGACAACCAGTCATTTACCTTCATATCAATCAGCAGGTCCCAATTAACAACCCACTCATCTAAACGATCATATTCGGCAAACATATTATAAGTTGAAGTAAGCGTTACATTTTTTACTAATTCCTTTTTAATGCCTAGTTTAAAATTCATACCTAGCTGATCTCTAAAGTTGTCGCCAGTATCCAAGCCGTATCGAGTGGAGAATACAGTGTCAACAACGAAAGTCATTCTATTGGCAACAGGGGAGTAAGTAGCATAGATCCATTTGGCAGGTGTATACGTCAAACCAATGTTAGCATTTAGATAACCGGGGGCCATAAATGCTGAGATTTGAGTTTCTGTTTCGATTTTTCCACCAGGATTATTTGGATCATCTATGGTGTTGTATTCGAAACCTTTATCAAATTGTGATCTAAAATCTAAAGCGACAGTAAATAATAATTTTTCCGTCCATTTATAGCTGTAGTCAAATCCAAGAACCAATTGGTCGTCAGTTTTTTTCATTGGAAATGCAGACTCTGACTGATTGATCATACCATAAGCCATATCTGTGCTAATTCTGGTAATCGCTTTTTCAGTTTCTCTTATCATTTTGTAGTTAAATACACCGCCAAATGAGTAAGAACTTGTACCACCACCTGTCCAGTTGACTAGACCAACGTTGGAGAAATTTGCACCAATTTTACCTTCTTTTTTCCACGGTCCCTGAGGAGCAGTAGCTGTAGAATCTTGTGCAAATGTTTCACTTGTAATGAAAGAAGTTATGGTGAGTAGAAAAATGAAATAAACTTTTTGGATTTTCATTAGGGATTTATGTTTTGATATTTTTTCAAACTTAATGTAAAACTGTGAAAAAAAATTAAAAAATAAAATTGTATTTCAAGTAAGATTACTTTTTGCATTTCATTTACGCATCAAATAATACCAATTCTTAATGGTGCATCTTAAATTTTAAACAAAAAAGAATTTAATTCGTATTAAAAAAGAATCATTAAAATTTATTATTTTTGATAAAGTAACCCATTGTGTATTCTATATTTGAATACATCTTTAAAACATTATTAATTATCTTCATGAAGTATATTTTATCACTTTTTATCATCTCATTTTTTTCAATCAGCGCAGTCTATAAAGAAAATATAGAATGGAAATCTATTGATATAGCAATTGGACAATCAGAAAATGACAATAAACCAATATTTGTTGATGTTTACACAGATT includes the following:
- a CDS encoding DUF3078 domain-containing protein, coding for MKIQKVYFIFLLTITSFITSETFAQDSTATAPQGPWKKEGKIGANFSNVGLVNWTGGGTSSYSFGGVFNYKMIRETEKAITRISTDMAYGMINQSESAFPMKKTDDQLVLGFDYSYKWTEKLLFTVALDFRSQFDKGFEYNTIDDPNNPGGKIETETQISAFMAPGYLNANIGLTYTPAKWIYATYSPVANRMTFVVDTVFSTRYGLDTGDNFRDQLGMNFKLGIKKELVKNVTLTSTYNMFAEYDRLDEWVVNWDLLIDMKVNDWLSANFGTQLIYDPDVTVNRDDGTMGQAIQFKHALNIGIVYTLHKKKEKKE